In Neofelis nebulosa isolate mNeoNeb1 chromosome 13, mNeoNeb1.pri, whole genome shotgun sequence, the genomic stretch CGCAAAAACAATAGGAAATGCAGCCACGGTCCTGGGAAGTAGGAGCAGCCGCGAGGCCCAGGGAACCCGCTGCGGCCGAAACTGCcatgctcttcctttctctttcaccaaaaaaataaataaataaaaaataaaaaaaagataagaagaagTAAAACCTTTTAATACATCAAATATACGGAATTTTAATCTTTAAAGCGATACATTGTCTATTATTTTAGTACATGACGTAAACCTTATTTGTCCCCTTCTCAGCGGGtggacttaaaaattaaaaatagttgtgttccttttaaagaacaaaataaggcaAATGAGGTTTTGGAAtagaattgtttttcctttttttttttgttttcttccagaatacatacaaaaaaataccCATTCTCTTTCGATGGTATACACCttaaaaataattgcaatttGAAATCAGAGCTGACAAAttgtgacttgttttgttttgtttttttcattttttgtaacaAACATGCATGTAAATTTGTGTTTCAATCAGACATTAAATAAGAACgtacaatacaataatagcaaTTTTAAAGTAACATTAAAGAGAAGACCTCTAGTTCTGTGGcggttttgtatttatttatactctaCAAGGGATGGGAGggtttgtttttcacatttttaccctcaagatttaattttttttttttttacccctcctCCTTTTTACCTACGGAGATCAAACTAAATAATGCACTTTTGAACCACGGGTCCGCTTGGAGctaacataaataaataccagTGTCCACCGATGCAGTCCTCAGATGAACACCTTCTcaattaatttttccttctttttctataaaaagtcaaatgatattttttcaacttttataaaGTTTGCGTGGGTGGGGAAATGAGAGGTGGAGGAAAGGGGAGTTTCCCACCGGGTCTCGGTCGCTGTTTTGGGTAGATAGATAcggcatatatatattttcctttcctggcCCGGGTCATCCCCACGCGCGGGTGACAGTAGCCTCTGCCCTGTTCCCGCCCCTCCCtcggctcctccctcccccccccccagctcctttctctcccttgctaACCCTCCCCACCGCCCTCACTGATACCCCAGTGCCGAGGCGGTGGTCAGTCTCTGTCCGTAGAGGGCATAGGGGGAGTAGTACGGTCCCGTGGCGGCGGGCACCGGCACAGGAGCGCCGGGTGTGGGTAGCGGGCTCTTGGAGTAAGGGTGGTAGCGGCTGCTGAGTCCCAGCGCGTGGTGGGGGCTGCGCAGCGCCAGCGTCCCGGGACTGCCCGGAGCGCCCGATGTGGGGATGTGCATGTGGCAAGCCATGGCGGCCGCTGCGGCGCTGGCCAAAGACGATGAACTGGGGTAGCCCGACAGCAGTTTGTCTGTCCCGGGGAAGGCCGTATGGGTCCGCAAGTGGCTCAGCAGCTCTTCGGACGTGGCGAAGCGCTTGTCGCAGGGCCCGTTGGCCGACACCCAGTTGCAGATGTGGGGGAGCGGGTCGTTAGGGAGCATGAAGCCGTAGGGGTAGAGGGGGTGGCCTGCCAGGGAGGGCGGTGTGGCGCCGGCAGCGGCGGCAGCTGTTAGCGAAGAGTGCACGCCGTGCAGCGGGTGCGTGGGGTACACCAGCGGGTATCCGGACTTGAgcgccgcggccgccgcggccGGATCGTGAGCGCACGAAGCGCTGGCTGCCGCCGCCCCTGCTAGGTGGCTGGCGCAATGGTAGCTGAGGCAGTACGGGTCCCGGCACAAACTGGCTGTCATCACGGATGGCGGCGACGCCCCGGCCAAGGGGCTGGAGCCCGCCGGCTTACTGCAGCCCAGAGAgcccgccgcagccgccgccagCTGCGCCCCCACCAGGCTGCCCGGCTTGGTGGGGTCAAGAGCCACGCCATGTGGCAGGAATTGGGGCGGGTAGCCAGCGTAGGCCCCAGCCAGGCTGCCTGGATAGGTCATGCCCGCGGGAGGCAGAGGGAACACTGTCTGGCCCGGCTTGTAGGGTGATACcggagccaccagcccagagcccagcactgaGGAGGAGGTGGGCGCGCTGGGGCCCGAGCCGGAGCTGGAGCCCGATGAACCGCCGCAGTCTGAGCCTAGCGCCTTGCCCCCGGGGCCCCCATCTGGGTGCTGGTTTACGTCCACATTAATCCCTCCGCCGCAGCTAATCCGGCCGTGCGCCAACCCAGTGGGTCCCCCTTCGGCGGAGGCGCCCCCGGAACCCTTGctggagccgccgccgccgcccgcgtcGGGGTCCTTCTTGTCGTCCTTGCCCTCTGGGCCGCCCCCGGCCGAAGGCAGCATGCCTCCTGGCGAGCAGGCCGAGGCGCTGGAGCTTGGGCTGCCTGTCCTGGGTGTGAATGGCTGGCAGGTGGCGCTCGGTACCCGGAATCCAGACTTTTCTGCTGAaacccccccgccgccgcccccgccaccaccgcctccgccgccgccgcctcccggctCCTTCTTATCCGAGCCGGGTTTGGAGTACGGCTTGAAACTCGACTTGTCCTCCACGCCGATGTCGCTCAGCTTGAGGGGGCCCGACTTTGCGTCCTTGTCGCCCCCGGTGCCGTTGCCGGCACCGCCCGCGCCGCCCCCGTTGGAAGCGACAGAGGAGAGTTTGGAAGAGGGCGAGGGGTCGGGCTTCCCGATCTGCGAGCATGTTTGCGCCAACAGCGCCAGCGGGCTCTTCTTGGCATCAAGCTGCGGGGTCAGACGTGAGGTTGGGGAGTggcacaaagagaaagaaggggaaaccCTTTAGAATCCTGGCTTCTAGGGTTCAAACGCCCTTCCGCAAACCGCCAGTTACGATCCTCCCAGCTCCAGGCGCAATCCTAGGCagcaccccccacaccccccaagagacagacacacacacacacacacacacacacacacacacacactcgcccCTGAGGAAGGcagcagctccctcctccccgccaAATCAGGATATATTCTTCCCTCTATAAGCgccaactgtatttttaaaaatactcagaaatgTTTTGGTTTCTGACTCCTGGACCCAAAACTATACCTcctcccccatacacacacacacacacacacacacacacacacacacacacacacctatttctTCAGAGTAAGGGCTCAGGCCGTTGGTGCCTTAGAGGCTGTATACAAATATCAGTTTCTGGGGACCCTTAAGACTGCGACTTTGGACCGCATTTCGGACTTCCGCCCCTCTTCCGGGCCGAAAGTGAAGGGGACGGAGTCAGTGTGGAAGCTTTAATGccaaaaggagaaataagttTTAGCTGCTTTGTCCCCTAGCATTCCCATCCCATTCTACCTCTTGCCCCCCTTTCCGCCCTAGTTTTAAGGTGCGGGAGCACTATGGGCTCTCCCCCATCCCGGAACTGAATCActctgacacccccccccccccattcccaccTCCAGATCCCGAGAGAAAGAAATCCTGTGAAGCGGCAGCCAGGGTGGTGGTCCCAGCGCGATCCGGGGAGAGGGTCCTTACCTCGATGGGGCTGACGGGAGTGGAAGGCAGAGGCTGCAGGTACTCGGGGTGCAAAATGTGGCCAGTCCGTGCCGTCAGCATCT encodes the following:
- the ZNF503 gene encoding zinc finger protein 503 translates to MSTAPSLSALRSSKHSGGGGGGGGSGGGGSSADPAWTSALSGNSSGPGQGSSLAGSTKPFVHAVPPSDPLRQANRLPIKVLKMLTARTGHILHPEYLQPLPSTPVSPIELDAKKSPLALLAQTCSQIGKPDPSPSSKLSSVASNGGGAGGAGNGTGGDKDAKSGPLKLSDIGVEDKSSFKPYSKPGSDKKEPGGGGGGGGGGGGGGGGVSAEKSGFRVPSATCQPFTPRTGSPSSSASACSPGGMLPSAGGGPEGKDDKKDPDAGGGGGSSKGSGGASAEGGPTGLAHGRISCGGGINVDVNQHPDGGPGGKALGSDCGGSSGSSSGSGPSAPTSSSVLGSGLVAPVSPYKPGQTVFPLPPAGMTYPGSLAGAYAGYPPQFLPHGVALDPTKPGSLVGAQLAAAAAGSLGCSKPAGSSPLAGASPPSVMTASLCRDPYCLSYHCASHLAGAAAASASCAHDPAAAAAALKSGYPLVYPTHPLHGVHSSLTAAAAAGATPPSLAGHPLYPYGFMLPNDPLPHICNWVSANGPCDKRFATSEELLSHLRTHTAFPGTDKLLSGYPSSSSLASAAAAAMACHMHIPTSGAPGSPGTLALRSPHHALGLSSRYHPYSKSPLPTPGAPVPVPAATGPYYSPYALYGQRLTTASALGYQ